The segment TCGGGATCAACCGGCCCGATTCCGGCAGACGGACAGCTCCTTCCGCCATGAACCGCCAGGAGATCGATGTCTACGTTGCGTTGGGGAAGGGCCTCTTCCTCTACGATGCCGCAGGCGGCGCCCTCAGGCTGGTCAGCCCCGTCGATCTTCGTGCATCGACCGGGATGCAGCCGTTCTGCGCGACCGCGCCGGTCGATCTCGTCTACGTGGCCGACCTGGCGAGGATGGATCCCGACGGCCGCGGCATGACGGAGGACGAGATGCTCTTCTGGGCGGCATGCGACACCGGCTTCATCGGCCAGAACGTCTACCTGTTCTGTGCGCTGAACGGGCTGGCTACCGTGGTGAGGGGGGCCGTGGACAAGGAAGCGCTCTCCGAGGCGATGGGGCTTCGCCCCGATCAGCGGATAATCCTGTCGCAGACCGTGGGATATCCCGGCGAGTAGCGGCGGTCGGCGCAGGATCCGTCGGATCAGGAACTCAGGTTAGAGAGCTTCCAGTCGTAGTAGCGGTTGATCTCACCCCGCATGGGGTGGCTGTCCAGCGAGATCAGGTACTGCCACGACATGCGGCGCAGTTCCA is part of the Candidatus Fermentibacter sp. genome and harbors:
- a CDS encoding SagB/ThcOx family dehydrogenase, which gives rise to MDDTGTLMQALRDRASSRSFSSDTLSTEVLSNLLWAAFGINRPDSGRRTAPSAMNRQEIDVYVALGKGLFLYDAAGGALRLVSPVDLRASTGMQPFCATAPVDLVYVADLARMDPDGRGMTEDEMLFWAACDTGFIGQNVYLFCALNGLATVVRGAVDKEALSEAMGLRPDQRIILSQTVGYPGE